The Leptospira meyeri region TACCAACTCCTCAAAGCAAAAGAAGAAACTTCGGATAAATTCATTGCCGACCATGAAAAAACTGCCGTTCGCCTCTTAAATTCTTCTCTTTCAGTGGAATCCGTATTCTGTATGCCCAAATACTGGGAAAAACACAAAGAATTAATCCTATCAAGAATACCAGACGTTAACCGTTGTTTTATTGCCGATAAACAAGTGTTTGAAGAGACGATTGGATTTTCTGTACACCAAGGATTTATGGCTGTTGGTTATCAAAAATGGAGTGAATTGTCTAAAGCAACTGCACCGATTTTATTCGTGAACTCAATCGTCGATAGTGAAAACATTGGCTCTATTATCCGTTCTGCAGCAGCCTTTGGTATCAAAACCATTCTTTTTGACAATAAGTCTGCCTCACCATATCTACGAAGAAGTGTCAGAGTGTCCATGGGATCTCTTTTCCAGATTCAACTAGTTCGCACTTATAATTCAACTGAAACAATCAACACTCTCAAAGAAACTGGACATACAATATTATCTCTTAGCCTTCCTCGAGAAGGGAAAATCTTATCATCAAAAATTCAATCAATCTATGAAACAGGTAAACAAACAAAATTTGTATTGGTACTTGGTAATGAAGCAGAAGGAATCGAATCAAACATTCTCAATCTCTCGGACAAATTGGTTTACATTCCAATGAAAAATCAAATTGATTCTTTAAATGTATCTCATGCTTTCGCAGTTGCATTATCACATCTGGTTGATGCGCCCTTCTAATTTTCCCAATCCCAAAAAAAATCTTTGTTTGTCATCTCAGGCTCAATATTACCTTGATTTGAAACCTCAATCGACTGCTCTTCCAAATCCTTTTTAGCAGACTCCAAATCCAAAGTTTCTTTTAACCAATATTCTTCTGTACCAAAATGAGGGAATAAAGATGGAAATGAAGGATCTTCCCAGCGTTTCGCAATCCATGCAGCATAATGTATGTATCTAATGATTCGAAGTGGTTCCACCAATTGTAACCAGTTTTCATCAAACTCTGCAAACATCGTATAACCTTGTAAAAAACCAAATACATCATTCTTTCGATCTGATTCACCCAATGGAAGCAACATCCAAAAATCTTGTATAATTGGTCCCATCAAAAAATCATCAAAATCCAAAAGACTATAACCGTCAGATGAAACGAGCAAATTCCCTTTATGGCAATCTCCATGAATTCTTTGAAAAGGAATTTGATATTCTTTCACTAAAGATTCAAAAATTTCGAAAGACCTAAGAGCAGTTACTTGGTATCGCTCTGCCAAAGTTTTGTTTGGAATTAATCCTTTACCTAAAATAAAGTTTAAAGAATTTAAACCATAAGAAGGGATATCAAGGGTTGGTCTATGCACCGAACCGAGTTTTTTCCCAACCGCATGGACTCGACCGAGGAGCGCACCTACTCTTTCTAAATCACCTCCGGCAATTTCTTCCACAATCCGACCATTCCGCAAAGGCCAAATGGCAAAATAAATTCCTGACCATTCAAATAAAGTTTTACCTTTTAAAGTGATTGGAGTTAACACCGGAATTTCTTCCAAGGAAAGTTCCAAGAGAAACCGGTGTTCTTCTAAAATTTGGTCATAACTCCATTTACCTGGTCGATAAAACTTTACTACGATTCTTCCCGCATTCGATGTTTCAATATCATAAACTCGATTTTCAACACTGTTCAAGGGATAAAATCTACCTGTAGTTTCATATCCCAATGATTCTAAAGCATTTAGTATGGAATCAGGTGTTAGTTGGTAAAAAGAGTGATTGATATTCAATTTGATAAATTAATTGATGATTCGATTTCGACCTGAGGACTTTGCTTCATATAATAGTTTGTCAGCCGTTCGAAGAAGTTCGATTGGATTTTCAACTTCAGAGATATCTCCACCAGCAACTCCGCCACTGAAAGAAACTTTAAATTTTTGATTTCCCTCTGATTCCAATTCAATGTTTGAAACCTTTTCCCTTATCTTATCTAAAACACGTGTTGCATCCGGTACACCTGTTTCTGGAAAAACGATGACAAACTCTTCCCCACCAAATCTAGAAATAATATCTGATTTTCGCAAACAAGACTTCAATTCTGAAGCAATTCTCTTTAAAACAATGTCACCTGTTTCATGGCCATAAGTATCATTTACTTTTTTAAAAAAATCAATATCAATCATAGCCAATGATAAGGTATGTTTATGCCTTTTGCATCTTTGGAACTCTTGCTCAATCCTCTCTTCCATATAACGCCGATTATATAAACCGGTCATTACATCACGGATTGCGGTTTCTCTTAGTTGATCATGCAAAGATTTCATCCGAAGAGCGCTAAAGATTCTAGCCAAAAGTTCAATTTCTTTAGCAGGTTTCGTAATATAATCGGTAGCACCTGCTTCAATTGCAAGTTTTAGATTTTCAGGTTCTGTATGACCTGTGACCATAATGATAGGAAGCCAACCCACTGGAGAAGAGGAGAAAATCTCAGAAATCAACTCAATGCCGGAACCATCTGGCAATTCCCAATCCAAAAGAACGACATCAATCTGATCCTGACTTATGATTGTTCTCGCATCAGAAAGAGAAACCGCTTCAATAGGAACATAACCATGGTTAGAGATCCATCGATTGAGAAGTTTTCGCTGTAATTCCGAATCTTCTATGATGAGAATTTTTTTTCCTTCTTTCTCCATATTCCTACGGTTTTATTTTTTCTTTTTTTTACCTAGTATTTTTTCAACTTCACCCTCTTCTAAAGGAACTTTTACTACTGTTCCTCCTTCTTTTCGGATTTGGTCCATATCAACAACGGCTCCCGTTAGTAAACGTGAGGCTTTTTTCGAGCCATCTTTCACACCATAGACAACCCATTTCCCACCTTCAAGGGATAACACTAAATACGTACAATCCGCAACCGCCAACACTGAATGTGCGGACATATGCGAAACAAATTCATAACTGAGTACAACTCCTGAACCAATCACAATTCCACTGGGGACACCAACTGCTTTTGTTAACTGGTAGATTCCATAAGTTGTCCCGGTTCCAAAAGATGCCGTGGTGCCCACAACTCCAACTGTCCCTGCCGCAACTTTCGTGGAAGTATAAGTCACCGCCTGTGCGGTTGCCGAAGCTCCTGTAAAGGTTGCCCCTGTGACCGTACCTGAAACAGCTAGCCCGCCACCAAGAACTGTCTGCGCTGTTGTGACTCCCACAAGACTCATTGGTGCCAAAATATATTTCCCCGATGATTCGGTAACTACGGCAGCAGTTTTAACAGAATAAGCAGATGTTTTTCTCGCAACAGCGGAAGTAACTTTTGCCCCTTTCTCCATAGACTGAACTGATTCTTTTAAAACTACTTCTGTGCTATTTAACAAAGCACCTAACGCAAGCTCAACACTCGGTGCTGTAATATAAACAACGCCTTTCCCTGCCAATGTAAATGTTTCCACCAAACAATACAGACTTGAACCTGCCGCAGTCGTAATGTATGCAGACGGATAAATGATTCCATTCCAAGTAACATATCCTATTGAAAGAATTGTTATTTTTCCGATGGGTTTGATGACACTATCGTAAAACAATGCTTTTGCTGTTCTTGAAAAAAATTTAAGAAGTGCCAGAGGGACACCTTCTCCATCTGCAATCGATTCTATATCTGCTTTGGCTCGATCAAGTTCTTGAGAAGTATCCTTCCCGTAAGAAAAAATAGTTTCTTTCCAGTTCCCAAAAATTTTCATTGAGACAGAAGATCGATAATCGTCGATTTCGGAGAACCTCCGTTTCCAAGTCCCTGATTTAAAATCATCATAAGTTTCATTATAAGACGATTTCAATGCATCATCTAAATCTACATATCCGTACACAGTAGATTCATATACCTTTTGGAATTTTTCTTTGTATTCGTTGAACCTTTTTTTAGTTGAAGGAGAGGTGTCTTTCTCTTCTTTCTGATTCAATTGCATATTCGCCCAATCATCCCATTCTTTACGAGTGGCAATTGAGTTTTTAATCACCGCCTCGTGAGATTCAATGCCTCGCTCCCAAGAAGATCCAATTAATCCATAGGATTCAGCAACAGAACTGTACATGATAAATAATCCAGGTTTGGTGGCGTTCTCATCCAAATACTGAACGGCAGCTTCTCCACTTGCGTTCAGCTTTCCTGCAGCAGACCAACTCATTTTAGTTCCGTCTTTCACAATCACAACAGACTCTCGTGCCTTCAAAACCGAACGTGAAAATTCCTCTCCTGCCAACCCAAACCGTTGGTCCATAACATAAATTGTAGATTCGTGAAAAGGAGGAATGAACTTAATACTTGTTCCTTTTACTGGAAGTGCTCCTTGGTAATAAAGAGACTTATGCCCTTCAAGTGCTAACTTTTTTGTATTCTTTAACGGATCTTCTGTCTTTTTATCCGAACCAGAACATTGTATTAAAAAAATAAGTATAGTGAAAGGCAATAATATAACTTGGAATGGCTTTGATTTCATTTTTGTTCAGACACCTTTGTATTTGCGCGTTTTTTTTGTTCATCAATTTCAGCATCCAATACTTTCTTTATGATTTTTGG contains the following coding sequences:
- a CDS encoding TrmH family RNA methyltransferase — protein: MQYIHSPQDPRLADYQLLKAKEETSDKFIADHEKTAVRLLNSSLSVESVFCMPKYWEKHKELILSRIPDVNRCFIADKQVFEETIGFSVHQGFMAVGYQKWSELSKATAPILFVNSIVDSENIGSIIRSAAAFGIKTILFDNKSASPYLRRSVRVSMGSLFQIQLVRTYNSTETINTLKETGHTILSLSLPREGKILSSKIQSIYETGKQTKFVLVLGNEAEGIESNILNLSDKLVYIPMKNQIDSLNVSHAFAVALSHLVDAPF
- a CDS encoding serine/threonine protein kinase; protein product: MNINHSFYQLTPDSILNALESLGYETTGRFYPLNSVENRVYDIETSNAGRIVVKFYRPGKWSYDQILEEHRFLLELSLEEIPVLTPITLKGKTLFEWSGIYFAIWPLRNGRIVEEIAGGDLERVGALLGRVHAVGKKLGSVHRPTLDIPSYGLNSLNFILGKGLIPNKTLAERYQVTALRSFEIFESLVKEYQIPFQRIHGDCHKGNLLVSSDGYSLLDFDDFLMGPIIQDFWMLLPLGESDRKNDVFGFLQGYTMFAEFDENWLQLVEPLRIIRYIHYAAWIAKRWEDPSFPSLFPHFGTEEYWLKETLDLESAKKDLEEQSIEVSNQGNIEPEMTNKDFFWDWEN
- the dgcR gene encoding diguanylate cyclase DgcR produces the protein MEKEGKKILIIEDSELQRKLLNRWISNHGYVPIEAVSLSDARTIISQDQIDVVLLDWELPDGSGIELISEIFSSSPVGWLPIIMVTGHTEPENLKLAIEAGATDYITKPAKEIELLARIFSALRMKSLHDQLRETAIRDVMTGLYNRRYMEERIEQEFQRCKRHKHTLSLAMIDIDFFKKVNDTYGHETGDIVLKRIASELKSCLRKSDIISRFGGEEFVIVFPETGVPDATRVLDKIREKVSNIELESEGNQKFKVSFSGGVAGGDISEVENPIELLRTADKLLYEAKSSGRNRIIN